TTAAAAAAAGTTACTAAGGTTTTTCCGACTCCGTCGTTTTAGCTTACAATAATCATTGTAGACTAAATGAAAACTACCCAAGAAGTTGCCATTCTTATCAAGAAGCAGATTGAAGGGGTCATCACTTCCGAAGAAACTAAAGAGCTTAGAAAGTGGGCCCAAGAGGATCCTAATAATGAGCTGTTTTTGAAAGAAGTGTTGGCCAGTGATAACGTATTTGACGATGTGTTGGTATACATGGAGTTCAGGCAACAGCTAGGAGATAGCTGGATATCGAATTTTAAACAAGATACTTCGGATAAAATACTTCGAGGACAAAGGAAGGAAAACAAAAGATTTCGTTTGAGATGGATTGGTTATGCAGCAGCCATCCTAATGGCATTTCTTGCTTATCAATTCTTTTATGTCAATGACAGAGCCTCACCATCCGAACAATTTGATTTGGCAAATGTTGAACCGGGAACAAATAAAGCTGAATTGACCTTATCCGATGGTCATAAAATAAGTTTGAGAGCAGATAAGGATGGAATAAGTGGAGACCAACATTTAACGTATAATGATGGTACCCCCCTTTTTTCTCTAGATAAAGAAAAGTTGGCGAAACTTACAGCCAATATTGTTGTGCCCTGTGGAGGGAAATACCAAGTCACTCTTCCTGATGGAACAAAAGTTTGGTTGAATTCGTCTTCAAAATTGACCTATCCTTTAGTTTTTCAGGAAGATGAGCGAGTTGTTCGTTTGGAAGGAGAAGCCTATTTTGAGGTAGATCGGATGATCAGAAATGGGAAAAAGAAAA
The window above is part of the Sphingobacterium sp. ML3W genome. Proteins encoded here:
- a CDS encoding FecR family protein; translation: MKTTQEVAILIKKQIEGVITSEETKELRKWAQEDPNNELFLKEVLASDNVFDDVLVYMEFRQQLGDSWISNFKQDTSDKILRGQRKENKRFRLRWIGYAAAILMAFLAYQFFYVNDRASPSEQFDLANVEPGTNKAELTLSDGHKISLRADKDGISGDQHLTYNDGTPLFSLDKEKLAKLTANIVVPCGGKYQVTLPDGTKVWLNSSSKLTYPLVFQEDERVVRLEGEAYFEVDRMIRNGKKKKFIVQTQDQNIEVTGTEFNVSAYGDDMRTVTTLVNGAIAIVSGNRRMTLRPNEQATLSEKGIAKKNVDVQHFIAWKNDKFLFYETGLTDVMRAISRWYNIEVVFPEHVPSTFLYGEIGRDKKLVEVLRLLEKSGVKFKAELKGSHPKLIILP